DNA sequence from the Armigeres subalbatus isolate Guangzhou_Male chromosome 1, GZ_Asu_2, whole genome shotgun sequence genome:
GCAGGAATATTCATCAAAAAGACTGCTATTAATTTGATGACTAAACATTACcatagggagcatccataaattacgtaacgcttatagGTGGTGAGGGTTTggccgaagtgtgacaatccatacaacatttttggatgcttcatacaaaaagcgtGTCACAGGGGGAGGGGGATTTGAAAATGgcaattttttgcgttacgtaatcaatagATCTtccaataataataaataacagaCCTTCTATCGAAAGCTCATTTTCGAGTCATCCTATATAGCTTGCAAATACATTAATCTTACGAGAAACATGTACAAACATGTTCAAgatagaaaacagaaaacgaacCTGAGATTGAATCAATTTCTCCTAACATTCATTTACAAACATTGCACCAATAAATTTAAGGTTGATTGGTGgcaataaaatattaaaatcgattTACTTCAACGATGAACGTCGTAAGTATTCGCAATTCATTTGATGTTTGGAAATGCGATCAAATAAGCCTCTAACATGAGTCCtttttagatttagatttttcACAAGCATCTTTCTTGTTATTAATCAATTTCCTCATATGGACTATGTTCTGTTTTAAATACAATCTAtgataacaaaaaatatcacactTCTATGTCTAAAGAACGATTAGTAACTTATTCatatataacttttttttttcgatacatTCCTTGATTTGTTTCCTTTCTCTACGGTGCATTAAATACAATTTATTTTCAACATTCAAATTCCTAACGCTGAACGTGATCTAGCAGATGATGATCGGTCGGATGGCACGTTAACGCCGTGCAGTTCCGCTCCGGGGGACAAGTCCGAGTTCGTTGCTGGACTGCTGAATATTTTCGATGCAGCACTAAATCGGGAAAAGGAAGACCCACGTCAAAACAACGCAGTTGATACAAATGGCCATGCAAATGACGTGATAAAACCATATCGAGCCCAGGTAAACGAGCCAGATAGCGACTGTGGCTCTCGGTTATCGCACAGCAAACAACTCGAGCGATCCAAACCCAGTGGAAAGCACATACTGGTGCAAAAACATTTACTCGCTGTTAGTTTGTGCCGTGTAGTGATAACATTCGAACGTCGGCTTAAAGCATTCTTATTTGTAGTCACGCTCGGGGAAGCAGTACGTACGCGAAAGTTGGTGCTTAATAGACGTAGAACGTATCTCAGCATAATGACCAACGAGGTTCACAATTCGACGAGTGCGTTGCGCGAGTCTGTTGAAATAGATAAATATTTCCAATTCCTGGACAATAATCGTGATATGGTTAATCTGATGGCAATAAATCGCCGTCGGAGGCGCAGAGGTGAGCCAATACATCCAGAGCTCCAGAGCAATTCGTCGAACGAGATCAGCTGCAGCAGTTCCACCAGTGGGGTTTTGTCGGATTGCGGTACGTCACTGGACGAGAACATCTACCAGCAGATATGGACGTGCAAAACCGAAGGCACCGAACCTGTTTATGAATCTCCCCaggaaaatatttatgaatCAATCCGAATAGAACCCGCACGAGATGAGCACGAGTGGGAAGTGGTCGATGACTTTGCCTTCTCCAAGTCCTCTCGCCGCACATTGTGTCAGCAGCCTCCTCCGGTGCCGAATCGCAACATTCGTCATCCCTTGGACCGATACCGAAACGTTTGCATACTCCACAGTCCAGCCGAGCCAAATATTAATAGGATAGTGTACAATTATCGACGTGATTACATTTTTGACTACCGCAAAGGTGATTCAGAGAGCTCAAGTGCGTCATCTTGCATCGATGACGACGAAGAACTTGATTGCTGCGAAAGTTGTGCGGAGTCGGATGACTATGAGGAGAACGACGCAATCAAGGAACAAGAGCACAATTCCGGCAGTAGAAGAATCTCTCAGTCACGTGGAATCCCGGAGAAGCTCAGCTGCTATTCCATTCCAGACTGTGTCCAATATTGGAAGTTTATGCTTCTCAATGTCGACTACAACGATGATGAGGAGGACGTGGTGAGTGGAAAAAAAGAAACTAAAACACAGATAACGCTAATCGCACCTCGTTTGATACTAACATGCATGGGACGCTCAATAGATTAGGTGTTGTGCTATGTCAAATTCCAATGCGTGAATGATGCCCTTCAACTGTGTTGTTTATCTTTGGTTGCATTACAGTGCCGAAAAGTAATTGGTAGTTTTGTTCTAACTCCTACGATCAGTTGTAAGGGAAAAAGAATTTAAAAGCCGTGCCTTCTTGGCGAACATAAGCTTGGCGAACATATATTTGGTTCACCAATATGTATTTGAAGTCAAAAATACAATGAGGCTCAGTTTGCGCTCTGCTTAATTACAAAACTGATGAACATTTGTTATAACTCCAGCTTCAGAAGCATCGAGATACGATTTTGTGTCCCCTCTCACGCTGATTTGTATACCGAGTAATGGCACTGTCTCAAAATCTTGGACACCCTCCCCTAAAACTGCGAACGTCATTTTTGAACGGTTCCTAACCAATATTTATCACCGTTACTGTCTgcaatctaaaaataaaaagttttatttattatttcgtGTTGTGAACATTATACTAGAGtgtcagcctcatgatatacaaatgcaaaatgaTAACTTGACTTACACTAAGTTATTGTCCCAGTTGGGGGATGTAGTGCCAACGCAGaagattgaatttttttttcacaatatgCTCATTGCTCACCCTTGAATTATTATATTCCAGAGTCTAGGACAATTGATTGCGATGGCTAATATATTTCTATTATTGAAATATGATTTAAATTCGAAATGTATTTTAAACCCCTTTACcagaaatataaatcaaataagTGATGTGATACCACACACTCATTTGCAGGATATTTGATAAACTTTGGCGTGTCTCTACCCCAATTATAAATCGAACATTCTTTCATATCATTTCGGGTGTTCTCGGCATATGTATTTAACAAACTAAACCTTGGAAGTATCTGTTTTTCAGTTAACACAATTTAGATGTTAGAACATTGCTGCAAGAATTGATCTCCTGTTTAGACCTAACTTTGTCATTTTATTTAACATAACGAAATCTATGATTTTATTTTCTGCCACTAACATAAAAAATTAACAAGCCTAATATTATTCTTAAACTAATTAATCTCTTATTGTCAATTGCAGATTATGACCGAGAAGACGCTTGCCGTTATTGGAGAAAATATCGATAAAACTGTTTTTCCAAACATTCCACAACAGACTagtcaaataaccaaccaaaaACAACCTCAATCACCATCAGCTGTCCCCTCGCAGAGACACATATTTTCAGGATCAACTGCGGTGAAGTAAGATACATACCGTTGTAATAGCAAACAATCTCCAaatattcattcaatttccagtaAAACGCAAATTCCAGTATCCGATAGCTGTGCTGGAAAGTACACCAAAAGTGTCGAAAACCTCACCGATGCATCCGTCCCgcaggaaaaggaaaaatctccCGTCCTCAAGCAGGAGCGGATGCGCGATAAACTGATGAAAAATCTTCAACTCAGCTCCTCCCGCAGTGCTGAAGATGGGCCGGTTTTCGGTGTCGAGCTGAGCCAGGTGAGGCAGGACAACGTCCACCACGTGCCCCGGTTTGTGGTAGAATGTGTGGAAATTCTCAAACAGCCGGAAAACATCGAAACCAGTGGGTTGTACCGAGCGTCGGGCAATAAGAATTCCATCGAGAGCATCAAGAAGAAGATGAACGAGAAACGGTCGAAGAAGTACGAGTTTCTCAAAAAGCAGGACGTCCATTCGCTGACCGGTTCGTTGAAGTTGTTCTTCCGTGAGCTCAAATCGCCGTTGATTCCCAAAGATGTGTACGAGTCATGTGTTCAGCATACCAAAGGTGAGGACCGAGTAAACTGGTGGTGTTGTTGATTTTCTAACGCTGTATTCTCAACGATTCCAGATGAAGTCAGAACTGAAGTTAAAACAATCGAACAAATTAGGTCGAGTATAGGAAAAATGGAAACCGTCAATAGGAAAACCCTAAGTTATCTCATTGGACACTTACAATGGTGAGTTTTGTGAACTACTTACTATACAAATTCCGCAAAAAAACTTTAATGTTGGGCTTTCGGTTTAGGAAGAATATCATACCACGGTTTTCTAGTTTTCGGTTTTTAATCATTTTGTTAATAATTGATTAGGAATTGTTTCCTTCCTAGCGTAAATCATTAACTAAAGTTTGCAttcaaaaatggatttttttcggataGTGATGAGAAAAGCTAAGAGAGATAATTGCTTTTGATAAATTTCCCTGTTTTGGGCGGTTGCACCGACCTCCCGGCCAAGTGCTGGCATCGATGTAGCCACTTTTCCTTCGGTCTTCCTTTTCAACTACCTTTGGAACTTGTTGTCACTCAGGGTCGTCGGTTGTTCAGAACCGGGCTTTCTTTCGATGCTCTGATTGTTGTCTAATAGTGCCAAGATGATGTAGATGCCGGAACGGGCGTATTTGGCGTCCACAAAGTGCATGTTCGTTTTTGACGCGGCCGTTCTTTGAGTTCGACCGATAGAGTTGTCAAATTTTGTCTGCTGACTCATGTGTTACTATGATTGATACTGCATTGGTAtagcaaatcaacttttcgcggcacTGACAGTGAgggaacaaaagttatttctcATCATTCTCTTTCTCTTTCCCGCATAATTATTTCTCGGTGAAAATCTAcgtgagtgagcattacgatccCTGCTCCTTAGTCTAACGCCGGTGTATCCAGCTTTCACTTTGAAGTGGCTGGTGTCTCGACAACTTAAATCAGCCAATTCTTCGCAATCTAGGTACTTGTTCTAGTCCCCTATGGCGGATGTAGCCTACTCCGACACAAAATTCCCAGATGAAGGAGATTCTTTCAAAACCGACGTCAATCAGCCCAGTACCATGGTCCCCGGCGGTGATCTTGCTTACGCCGACGATGCTCcaatgaaagaattcctgatttTTTAACCGCCAACGTTTGGCATAATCCTCACTATTTCGTTCATTGCCTTCGTAAATTTCTCACTGGCGCACTGTGGTCggatatcatgaaatcatggcagTAATAAATAATTCTTTAGAGTTACCTTATAGAAGTTTGGTGTCTTCAACAAAGTTGTTGAATCATAAGTACGCCTTCATAAGGtgttaaaaaaaagttcgaaactCTCCCGCTAGAGCGGCGCTTCAGCTAACTTTTTATATAAGTTCAAGAATTCAGTATTATGAGCAACTCTTGTAAAGGAACGATCATTGAAAAGACTTTTGATTCTGAGATACAATGCATTTTATGTAAAAAATGAGTTTTAAAtccaaaatttgattattttcagcttaaggtcactcctgacggaatccaagactaaaagtgctcgcgttttcgggggcacaccactcgatacggaagcaacgcacaactgtcatttttattatttcacgcatgctgcgacgcagcaaagctaaatcaacaaaaatgacagttgtgcgccgcctctgaatcgagtggtgtgcccacgaaaacgcgagcacttttaatcttggattccgtcaggagtgaccttaattttGTATCTttgtacaatatttattttcgcaTAATTTTTCTTCATCTCGGAGATCACCATATGGAGGCCTACTTATCATgaaacaactttgtggaagacaCCAAACTTCTATAAGGCAACCCTAAGGTGTTTTATATTAATGCCATGATTACATGATATCCGACCACAATGAGGCGTAGTGAACGTGGCTAAtgaagttcaaccggtcatcaatcGTCACTCACAGGTGCTTCAGGTTGGTGCTGGACCACCTTACATTGCAGTTGCTTGCAGTTGCACATCCCGTTCCAGAGGGTTGAGCCGTGTATAACACCCTGATGAACGGCCGCTATAACACGCATCGACTTTTGTTCGTGTCGTACACCAAGCCTCTGCTCTGGAAGTAGCTCCTCAGGATATGACACAGGTTGCCGGAGATCCGCATTCTACGTAGCAGCTATAGCTTCAAAGCTGGCGCAGTTGAAAGCGTTTTTTACGTCTATCATAACCACTTTTACTTTCTCCGCACTTTTGAGTACTATCCGAATTGCGTCCACCGTCGATACTTCTTTGCGGAACCCGAACTGCATCATTGACAGTCCATGCTCATCCTTCGTGCACCTCAGcatcctgttgaggatgattATTTTCAGGAGTTTCCAAACTGTCCCCAGCAggcatccctagcagcacaatccagaccGATTTAATTGCAGAAACTCAAATGTTACTAAATCCGGTTGCATATCTGTTACAGAAACTCTTGTACAACATGAGTGCTGCTCCGGATATATGCTTATAGGAGTCCAGATTGCCCAGCGGCTGTCCTTGTTTTGACAGCTACACCAGCTTCTGGATCTTCCATATTACTGGTAAGGCACCCTCGTCCAGGCACCTCCGGAGTACCTTTATGAACAGATCCGAATATGCCAAATTGCGGCGTCGCAAGCCTTATCAACTCGGCCGCATTAACATTGTCGGATCTGCTGTTCGGTTGAAGCGCCTCGACAAAGGCTTCATACACCGGGATGCTACAGTGTTTAATTGGCCGATACAATAGCGAATTGCCTATGGATGAAGTCCTCACTAACTCTCCAGTTTATGTATGCCATCAGCGAAGGACTACGAAACTTGATGTCGATGATAGACTCCCTTCCTTTTTTCCGAAATGTGTTAACGGAGCCTTCATTACACGAACGTAAATCGTAAATCTATCTTCACCAGAGCTTCCTGCAGGATGTATCATCTCATATTGGTTACTTTGATGCCCCACTCCACACCCCAGGTATTAAAATCACCTCCGATAACTACCGCCGGTCTTcaaggtgcaacatgtgtgagatGTTCACCTAAGTTTGTGCACCCAATCAAACATTGCTTGCTATGTTCGAACTTGCACATAGCAATCTGAACACGAGCCTGAACTCTGATACACCCAGGCGCAATGTACAATGTTCAAAC
Encoded proteins:
- the LOC134205564 gene encoding uncharacterized protein LOC134205564 isoform X1, translating into MMSRNSNNSNHPTIVGAIQSNKQNSHNKSAALHVLSAASASSVSQPRFTAAATTTSLFAASQSGTNKPAMQEGVGQLSSPPSSLALLPKRNKYSADEAGSDGGDKWRRRQQPGSLSDGIGHGSSAVPLLGGGDRDLNHSPTAKALNQGWWSANIYENVVNESAEYQQQQLGFGGGGYGKLRKCEENIYENICEDCGRLYSAEKCAFCAVEDEEDAERVKKVSNKYSAKFQEFFGNFRIRPVRFGGAASVTGSVSIQGKRKLCKSDIVHNVNGFEDVFRTNKSFDLGEICRMRDDVRSQVSVDEGTTNPHTPDRALHKSDEQLTLEIARSTTSVSTAPVADTPEAATERKATVPRSAPLIVRRSVSENLIDFSESRKSETVYENLIPPALRSTIDRRRLVHGLVTPNDDYDGARSFDTFPVNNWMMSLLAEAEDYNDDTVAYHVKSIPSATFNDIGANYYGNVEEYAGNSDCNSRDIIYSVEEFRQNVINNKKRRTAEDEEYEKFDPVVISYCDADFESYIEGNKADDDRSDGTLTPCSSAPGDKSEFVAGLLNIFDAALNREKEDPRQNNAVDTNGHANDVIKPYRAQVNEPDSDCGSRLSHSKQLERSKPSGKHILVQKHLLAVSLCRVVITFERRLKAFLFVVTLGEAVRTRKLVLNRRRTYLSIMTNEVHNSTSALRESVEIDKYFQFLDNNRDMVNLMAINRRRRRRGEPIHPELQSNSSNEISCSSSTSGVLSDCGTSLDENIYQQIWTCKTEGTEPVYESPQENIYESIRIEPARDEHEWEVVDDFAFSKSSRRTLCQQPPPVPNRNIRHPLDRYRNVCILHSPAEPNINRIVYNYRRDYIFDYRKGDSESSSASSCIDDDEELDCCESCAESDDYEENDAIKEQEHNSGSRRISQSRGIPEKLSCYSIPDCVQYWKFMLLNVDYNDDEEDVIMTEKTLAVIGENIDKTVFPNIPQQTSQITNQKQPQSPSAVPSQRHIFSGSTAVNKTQIPVSDSCAGKYTKSVENLTDASVPQEKEKSPVLKQERMRDKLMKNLQLSSSRSAEDGPVFGVELSQVRQDNVHHVPRFVVECVEILKQPENIETSGLYRASGNKNSIESIKKKMNEKRSKKYEFLKKQDVHSLTGSLKLFFRELKSPLIPKDVYESCVQHTKDEVRTEVKTIEQIRSSIGKMETVNRKTLSYLIGHLQCVHQHSNVNMMNSSNLAIVWGACLFASTLGLMESYENNDLGKINTLVKQLIDHYDQIFYDKTE
- the LOC134205564 gene encoding uncharacterized protein LOC134205564 isoform X2, with product MMSRNSNNSNHPTIVGAIQSNKQNSHNKSAALHVLSAASASSVSQPRFTAAATTTSLFAASQSGTNKPAMQEGVGQLSSPPSSLALLPKRNKYSADEAGSDGGDKWRRRQQPGSLSDGIGHGSSAVPLLGGGDRDLNHSPTAKALNQGWWSANIYENVVNESAEYQQQQLGFGGGGYGKLRKCEENIYENICEDCGRLYSAEKCAFCAVEDEEDAERVKKVSNKYSAKFQEFFGNFRIRPVRFGGAASVTGSVSIQGKRKLCKSDIVHNVNGFEDVFRTNKSFDLGEICRMRDDVRSQVSVDEGTTNPHTPDRALHKSDEQLTLEIARSTTSVSTAPVADTPEAATERKATVPRSAPLIVRRSVSENLIDFSESRKSETVYENLIPPALRSTIDRRRLVHGLVTPNDDYDGARSFDTFPVNNWMMSLLAEAEDYNDDTVAYHVKSIPSATFNDIGANYYGNVEEYAGNSDCNSRDIIYSVEEFRQNVINNKKRRTAEDEEYEKFDPVVISYCDADFESYIEGNKDDDRSDGTLTPCSSAPGDKSEFVAGLLNIFDAALNREKEDPRQNNAVDTNGHANDVIKPYRAQVNEPDSDCGSRLSHSKQLERSKPSGKHILVQKHLLAVSLCRVVITFERRLKAFLFVVTLGEAVRTRKLVLNRRRTYLSIMTNEVHNSTSALRESVEIDKYFQFLDNNRDMVNLMAINRRRRRRGEPIHPELQSNSSNEISCSSSTSGVLSDCGTSLDENIYQQIWTCKTEGTEPVYESPQENIYESIRIEPARDEHEWEVVDDFAFSKSSRRTLCQQPPPVPNRNIRHPLDRYRNVCILHSPAEPNINRIVYNYRRDYIFDYRKGDSESSSASSCIDDDEELDCCESCAESDDYEENDAIKEQEHNSGSRRISQSRGIPEKLSCYSIPDCVQYWKFMLLNVDYNDDEEDVIMTEKTLAVIGENIDKTVFPNIPQQTSQITNQKQPQSPSAVPSQRHIFSGSTAVNKTQIPVSDSCAGKYTKSVENLTDASVPQEKEKSPVLKQERMRDKLMKNLQLSSSRSAEDGPVFGVELSQVRQDNVHHVPRFVVECVEILKQPENIETSGLYRASGNKNSIESIKKKMNEKRSKKYEFLKKQDVHSLTGSLKLFFRELKSPLIPKDVYESCVQHTKDEVRTEVKTIEQIRSSIGKMETVNRKTLSYLIGHLQCVHQHSNVNMMNSSNLAIVWGACLFASTLGLMESYENNDLGKINTLVKQLIDHYDQIFYDKTE